TTAGGTATTACGCAATTTCTTACCTCTGTACCTTCCGCCCAACAAATTGCGAGAATGCTTATCACCCAATTATAATCCAAGCGTGGGCATTTGAGTTAATCGCTATTGCACCGATGTCTGTTGTATCTTTTCGGAGAGCAGACGGCGGCACTCCGAATACACCTGTAGGTCTTGAGCTAGAAAGTCCCATAGCATTATTTGCTCCCTCGGCATTATAAAATACAGAAGAAAATGTTGCGCCGTGAGTACCCGCCTAAAATCCCACCGCCTTCTACAGTTGAACTGATTAATACTCTTGGAGTTGCCAGTTATTATCCCTGAAGCATAAGAATTTGTGAATGTTACGTTGTGCGCGTTAAACGTACTACCTACCAATCCACCACCGGATACTTCCCCTCGACCGTAAACCGATAGATTACCTGTTGAATAAGAGTTCTTATCGGGACCCAATTGTTGGTAAGTTCAATATCAGCGCCAAAACATTAATAAACTTGCCCATAAAGCAACCCTCCTGTAAAAAATTAAAGCAAGAACAGTCAAAGGCTGTTCTGCCCAAAATTCATATTTGCGAAAATACTGAAATATATCCTATTATTTTAATTAGAAACAGGCTGGCAGAACAATCTCAACGGGCAGTCTTGACAACAATATCGGCATTTTATTATTTTCTAAACTTGTTTAGAACTTGTTTAGTTTAGAAAAAAGGAGCAAAAATGAACACTAAAGAAAGAATTATAGCCGCAACTATAGAACTTATTAAGAAAAGCGTAGAGAATACCACCAATATAAGCACCAGATCGATTACACAAAAAGTTGGAATAAGCGTAGCCGTTGTTAATTACCATTTTCAGAACAAAGAGCGGTTGTTTGACATTTGTTTGGAGCGAATGCTATGCGATGTTCTCAAAACTTTTAATCTGTCGGAGCACAACCATTTAGATATGCAGAAACATAAACTAAAAACGGTTTTTGATTTTTTGTCCAAATATTCTGCAGTGGCAAGAATATCTACGCTTGTAAATTTCACAAAGATTTTTTTTGAATACAATCTTGATAATAAAGAGCAAAGAGACGCTATTCTTGACTTGTTGGTGGATAGTTTATTCGGCAATACCGAGCCAAAACCCGAAATCAGACAAGAAAAGAAAGGAAACGAAAACTCGCAGAAATGATGGTGAGGCAGGAATTTTTTATCGTTTTATAGCCATAATATGTAATCTGCAATTTTGCCCTCATTAATTTATACAAACACTTAAATGTAAAATAATATTTGTTTCTGAAAAATTAGGGGATTTTATGATTTTGGAAAAAATTTGGACGTTTTGTGGTTTTTATTTTCGGCATTTATTATTTTTGAACTTAAAGAAAGGAGCCAAGTTATGACGAGTGCGATTTTTCAGACGGAAAACAAAAACGACCTAAAACTTTTTGTCGCCTTAGCTAAAAGACAGGGTATTTTCGTTAGATATATTAAAACGACGCCAACACAACCTAAAAAGGAAACAGATATTCTTGGCGAAATATGCGGAAAATGGAAAGACAGCAAATCTGCAGAAGAAATGATTGAAGACATTTATTCAGCAAGAACGTCAGGTAAAACAAGAAAGTTGGTCGAATGGTAGAAACAAAGTATTTGCTCGATACCAATATCTGCGCTTTTCTTATAAGAGACAGATTTAATATAAAAGAAAAAATTCGGCAAATAGGCGGATTAAATAGTTGTGCTATATCGGAAATTACATACGCAGAATTATATTATGGCGCCGAAAGCAGCGAATATAAGATAAAAAATCTTGATATTTTGGATGTATTTGCGAAAAACATAAAAATAATCCCAATAAGAAAGACAATTCCGTTATTTGCAAAAGAAAAGGTAAGATTAAAAAAAAAAGGACAAATAATAGATGATTTTGATTTACTAATAGGAACAACAGCGGTTGCAAATAATTTAATTATGGTCAGCGAAAATGAAAAACATTTATCTCGCATAGAAAATATAAAATTAGAAAATTGGGTACAAAGGCAATGAGCGATAATTATCATATTCCTGTTTTGCTTAACGAGTGCGTCGAACATTTGAATATCAAAAAAGATGGTATTTATTGTGATTTTACGCTCGGTGGCGGCGGACATTTTGCCGAAATTGCGAAAATGTTGGGTAAAGACGGAATTGCCATCGGAATTGACAGAGATTTGACGGCAGTAGAACGTGCCACTCTGAAATGGTCAACAATATCGGAGGCTGAGCCTGTCGAAGCCAAAATAATTATAGAGCAAAGCCCGTTTTCGCAATTTGCGGAAATTTTGCAGAAACACAAGATTGAAAAAATTGACGGGATTTTGATGGATTTGGGCGTTTCTTCACACCAGTTCGACGAGGGCGAGCGAGGTTTCAGCTATAGAAGCGACGCGCTTTTGGATATGCGGATGAACAGGAACGACGAAAAAAATGCCGCGGATATAATAAATTTTGCGAGCGAAAGCGAACTCGCGGAGATTTTAG
This portion of the Chitinivibrionia bacterium genome encodes:
- a CDS encoding TetR/AcrR family transcriptional regulator gives rise to the protein MNTKERIIAATIELIKKSVENTTNISTRSITQKVGISVAVVNYHFQNKERLFDICLERMLCDVLKTFNLSEHNHLDMQKHKLKTVFDFLSKYSAVARISTLVNFTKIFFEYNLDNKEQRDAILDLLVDSLFGNTEPKPEIRQEKKGNENSQK
- the rsmH gene encoding 16S rRNA (cytosine(1402)-N(4))-methyltransferase RsmH; amino-acid sequence: MSDNYHIPVLLNECVEHLNIKKDGIYCDFTLGGGGHFAEIAKMLGKDGIAIGIDRDLTAVERATLKWSTISEAEPVEAKIIIEQSPFSQFAEILQKHKIEKIDGILMDLGVSSHQFDEGERGFSYRSDALLDMRMNRNDEKNAADIINFASESELAEILGEYGEVRNPQRMAKKIVVSRKLKKIETTGEFVAILNEEYGNLQNAVLSKIFQAFRIAVNSELDELKTALQTSLEYLNTGGRIVVLSYHSLEDRIVKNFLRDNAQNCVCPRELPKCVCEGKAKLELITKKSLVAKDDEISDNRRARSAKLRCGERINL
- a CDS encoding PIN domain-containing protein → MVETKYLLDTNICAFLIRDRFNIKEKIRQIGGLNSCAISEITYAELYYGAESSEYKIKNLDILDVFAKNIKIIPIRKTIPLFAKEKVRLKKKGQIIDDFDLLIGTTAVANNLIMVSENEKHLSRIENIKLENWVQRQ